The nucleotide sequence CGAGGGCGCTGCTGTGAACCGCGAGCCGTTCAGCTCCGTCACCTCGGCGGTCGTGCCGATCCCGCGCAACGACATCGACACCGATCAGATCATCCCGGCCCGATTCCTCAAGACGATCAACCGCGCCGGCCTTGGTGACCAGCTGTTCAACGACTGGCGCTACCTTGCCGATGGCTCGCCGAACCCCGAGTTCGTGCTCAACCGGCCGGAGATGGCCGGCCGCGCGATCCTGCTGGCCGGCGACAACTTCGGCTGCGGCTCGTCGCGCGAGCACGCCCCGTGGGCGCTCACGGCGTGGGGCATCCGCGCGGTGATCAGCTCCAGCTTCGCGGACATCTTCCGCAGCAACGCGCTGAAGAACGGGTTGCTGCCGATCGTCGTCTCGGCCGAGGTGCTCGCGCGACTGTTCGCGCTGGCGGAGGCCGATCCTGACGTCGCGCTCACGGTCGATCTCGAGGCCCAGGAGCTGCGCCTCCCCGACGGCGAGGCCATTGCGTTCGAGATCGACGGCTTCGCGCGCCGCATGATCCTCGACGGGACCGATGAGCTGGGTTACCTTCTCGGCCTCGAGGAGCGCCTCGCGGCGTACGAGGCTCTGCACCCGCCGCGGGTCGACACGCTCGCGTCGGAGGCCGGGCGGTAAGCCACTCGTTCGGGGCGCGCCGCGAAGACGCCCGGGGTCGAGATCAGGTCTCGGCCAGCAGCCAGTCGATCGCCTCCAGGTAGCCACGCCACCCATGGCCGATCACCTGGTGGCGGGTCGCCGGTGCCGTGACTGACACGCGCCGCCACGCCTCGCGGGCGGTGATGTCGCTGATGTGGACCTCGACGGCGGGACGCTCACAGGCCACCAGCGCATCGTGGAGGGCGTAGCTGGTGTGTGACAGCGCGCCGAAGTTGCAGACCACCGCGTCGTAATCGAGCT is from Longimicrobiaceae bacterium and encodes:
- the leuD gene encoding 3-isopropylmalate dehydratase small subunit, whose amino-acid sequence is MNREPFSSVTSAVVPIPRNDIDTDQIIPARFLKTINRAGLGDQLFNDWRYLADGSPNPEFVLNRPEMAGRAILLAGDNFGCGSSREHAPWALTAWGIRAVISSSFADIFRSNALKNGLLPIVVSAEVLARLFALAEADPDVALTVDLEAQELRLPDGEAIAFEIDGFARRMILDGTDELGYLLGLEERLAAYEALHPPRVDTLASEAGR
- a CDS encoding type II 3-dehydroquinate dehydratase, producing MRILLLNGPNLGTLGRRQPEIYGTTSLDEIVEACRARALAHGALLDALQSNHEGALIDRLEQLDYDAVVCNFGALSHTSYALHDALVACERPAVEVHISDITAREAWRRVSVTAPATRHQVIGHGWRGYLEAIDWLLAET